Proteins co-encoded in one Sporosarcina sp. FSL K6-1522 genomic window:
- a CDS encoding HD-GYP domain-containing protein, with product MTEMYIKVSDLRPGITLKEDVFANTNYPIIRKDTELSSEHFEVLYAFGVRTVKVEERVVVKKEDLHVIDTESPVDPNAVLASIPMEEADLQVRYQKAVQNYKKEFSSWQAGTRPDIATVRGIVIPLIETFMEQKEVLKVLNNFSNTKDYIYHHSIAVGLLASAISEQMGFPKGQTLQIGLAGTLADCGMAKISLKLTEKAAFLTKEEFNEVKKHTIYSYQMIQDTPLLRTEMKLAIFQHHERIDGSGYPRGNKAEEISIFSQILAVADVFHAMTSERVHRSKESPYKVIEMIKEEKFGKFDIKVVQALHDLVDNLSIGMKVELTNGVAGEIMFIHRDTRLRPIIKRLGDGTLIDLAINRDLAIERIL from the coding sequence ATGACGGAAATGTATATAAAAGTAAGTGATTTGCGCCCAGGTATCACTTTAAAAGAAGATGTATTTGCCAATACTAACTATCCTATTATTCGAAAAGATACCGAACTTTCATCTGAACACTTTGAGGTTTTATATGCTTTCGGCGTAAGGACAGTAAAAGTAGAGGAACGAGTTGTCGTCAAAAAGGAAGACTTACATGTTATTGATACAGAAAGCCCTGTAGATCCAAATGCTGTTTTAGCATCGATTCCTATGGAAGAGGCGGATTTGCAAGTGCGTTATCAAAAGGCAGTTCAAAACTACAAAAAAGAATTTAGTAGCTGGCAAGCAGGGACACGTCCAGACATAGCAACAGTTCGAGGCATTGTCATTCCACTTATCGAGACATTCATGGAGCAAAAAGAAGTATTGAAGGTTCTTAATAACTTTTCAAATACAAAAGATTATATTTATCATCACTCCATTGCTGTTGGCTTGTTGGCATCTGCGATTAGCGAACAGATGGGTTTCCCGAAAGGGCAGACATTGCAAATTGGACTTGCTGGTACTCTAGCTGATTGTGGAATGGCTAAAATTAGTTTGAAGCTTACAGAAAAAGCTGCCTTCTTGACGAAGGAAGAATTTAATGAAGTGAAAAAACATACCATCTATAGTTACCAGATGATTCAAGACACTCCTCTACTACGTACAGAAATGAAGCTAGCTATCTTCCAACATCACGAGCGCATAGATGGTAGTGGTTATCCACGTGGCAATAAGGCGGAGGAGATTTCAATCTTTTCACAAATACTCGCGGTCGCCGATGTTTTTCATGCGATGACGTCTGAGCGCGTTCACCGATCAAAAGAATCTCCATATAAGGTAATTGAAATGATTAAAGAAGAGAAGTTTGGCAAGTTCGACATAAAAGTTGTCCAAGCACTACATGATTTAGTAGATAATCTTTCAATTGGCATGAAGGTCGAGCTAACGAATGGTGTGGCTGGGGAGATTATGTTCATTCATCGTGATACGAGGCTGCGCCCGATTATAAAAAGACTCGGTGATGGTACTCTAATTGATTTAGCAATCAACCGCGATCTTGCGATAGAGAGAATCTTATAA
- the recF gene encoding DNA replication/repair protein RecF: protein MYIERLALKDYRNYAALDLSFSPHINVLIGENAQGKTNVMEAIYVLSMAKSHRTSNDRELIRWEQDYGKIEGDIQRKYGRLPLELTISKKGKKARVNHLEQNRLSLYIGQLNVVMFAPEDLNLVKGSPQVRRRFLDMEIGQISPTYLHELLTFQKVLKQRNAILKQNRGKLDLHDVMFDVYTEQYIQVAVQIIRKRFYFMELLQKWAEPIHEGISRGIESLKIAYATLKELDSGQTVEQMESIFGQRLLEVRRRELERGMTLVGPHRDDLHFFVNGYDIQTYGSQGQQRTTALSLKLAEIELVKQEVGEPPVLLLDDVLSELDDYRQSHLLNTIQGQVQTFVTTTNVAGIDHDTIRQADIFEVTAGAVVKKEG, encoded by the coding sequence ATGTATATTGAACGGCTTGCGCTAAAAGATTACCGGAATTATGCAGCACTCGATTTGTCATTTTCGCCACACATCAATGTACTCATCGGCGAAAATGCACAAGGTAAAACGAACGTCATGGAAGCAATTTATGTACTTTCAATGGCTAAATCTCATCGAACATCCAATGATCGTGAATTAATACGTTGGGAACAAGATTATGGTAAAATAGAAGGGGATATACAACGGAAATATGGACGACTTCCGTTAGAACTAACCATTTCAAAGAAAGGGAAAAAAGCGCGGGTTAATCACCTTGAGCAAAATCGCCTTAGCCTTTATATTGGTCAGTTAAACGTTGTAATGTTTGCCCCAGAAGATTTGAATCTTGTAAAGGGTAGTCCGCAGGTAAGAAGACGATTTCTAGATATGGAAATCGGACAAATTTCTCCGACATACCTTCATGAGCTGTTAACCTTTCAAAAGGTCCTCAAACAACGCAACGCAATTTTGAAACAGAATCGTGGTAAATTGGATTTACATGATGTCATGTTTGATGTTTATACAGAGCAGTATATTCAAGTCGCTGTACAAATTATTCGTAAACGATTTTATTTCATGGAACTTCTGCAAAAATGGGCAGAACCTATTCATGAAGGGATTTCACGTGGAATTGAATCACTTAAAATCGCCTATGCGACGCTAAAAGAGCTTGATTCGGGACAGACTGTGGAACAGATGGAATCTATATTTGGCCAAAGACTGCTCGAAGTAAGACGGCGTGAATTAGAACGTGGGATGACTTTGGTTGGACCACATCGAGATGACCTGCACTTTTTCGTCAATGGATATGATATTCAGACGTATGGTTCACAGGGACAGCAGCGGACAACGGCGCTGTCCCTTAAACTTGCAGAAATTGAGCTCGTAAAACAAGAAGTCGGGGAACCTCCCGTACTCCTACTCGATGATGTATTGTCCGAACTGGATGATTATCGTCAATCACATCTGTTAAACACTATTCAGGGGCAGGTACAGACGTTTGTTACAACAACGAACGTCGCGGGAATTGATCATGATACGATACGCCAGGCAGACATATTCGAGGTAACTGCAGGAGCGGTAGTAAAGAAAGAGGGATAA
- the yaaA gene encoding S4 domain-containing protein YaaA — METLTIDTEFITLGQLLKMTDIISSGGMAKWFLEEHTVHVNGEEENRRGKKLRHGDVITIPDFGSFKIHDILNGQPDVY, encoded by the coding sequence ATGGAAACCCTGACAATTGATACTGAGTTCATAACACTCGGCCAGCTGTTGAAAATGACAGATATTATTAGTTCTGGCGGAATGGCTAAATGGTTCCTAGAAGAGCACACTGTTCATGTTAACGGTGAAGAGGAAAACCGCCGTGGTAAAAAACTCCGTCATGGAGATGTGATTACAATTCCTGATTTCGGGAGTTTTAAAATACATGACATATTAAACGGACAACCGGATGTATATTGA
- the gyrB gene encoding DNA topoisomerase (ATP-hydrolyzing) subunit B: MEEKDMQTAYDANQIQVLEGLEAVRKRPGMYIGTTSSRGLHHLVWEIVDNSIDEALAGHCDHIEVTIEKDNWIRVDDNGRGIPVGIQESTGRPAVEVIMTVLHAGGKFGGGGYKVSGGLHGVGASVVNALSEATEVYVKRDGKIHYIKFERGDVVEELSVVGDTDENGTRIRFKADPEIFTETTVYEYDILAHRLRELAYLNRGLRISITDERGEENRIDTYYYEGGIKSYVEHLNKNKEPIHEEPIFIEGERDGISIEIAMQYNGGYAENLFSFANNINTYEGGTHESGFKTALTRVINDYARKNGAIKESDPNLSGDDVREGLTAIISIKHPNPQFEGQTKTKLGNSEVSTITNSLFSEGFQRFLLESPTTARQIIDKSLMAARARIAAKNARELTRRKSALEVSSLPGKLSDCSSRDPAISELYIVEGDSAGGSAKSGRDRHFQAILPLRGKILNVEKARLDRILGNAEIRMMITALGTGIGEEFDLSKARYHKLVIMTDADVDGAHIRTLLLTFFFRFMRPLIEAGYVYIAQPPLYRVKQGKTEEYCYKEEELEEIISRMSPTPKPVITRYKGLGEMDATQLWDTTMDPEQRTLLQVHLEDAFDADLTFEQLMGDEVEPRRKFIEENAMYVKNLDT; this comes from the coding sequence ATGGAAGAAAAAGATATGCAGACAGCTTATGATGCGAATCAGATCCAGGTACTTGAAGGGTTGGAGGCTGTCCGTAAACGTCCAGGTATGTATATCGGGACGACTAGTTCAAGGGGGCTTCACCATCTTGTATGGGAAATTGTTGATAATAGTATTGACGAAGCACTCGCAGGCCATTGCGATCATATCGAGGTAACGATTGAAAAAGATAACTGGATACGCGTTGATGATAACGGCCGGGGAATTCCGGTCGGTATTCAAGAATCAACAGGTAGACCAGCTGTCGAAGTAATCATGACTGTACTCCACGCTGGTGGAAAGTTTGGCGGCGGCGGTTATAAAGTATCTGGCGGATTACACGGAGTAGGAGCATCTGTTGTAAACGCTTTGTCTGAAGCAACAGAGGTTTATGTTAAACGTGATGGGAAAATTCATTACATCAAGTTTGAACGCGGTGATGTAGTAGAAGAACTAAGCGTAGTTGGCGATACTGACGAAAACGGAACGAGAATACGTTTCAAAGCGGACCCAGAAATTTTTACAGAAACAACTGTATATGAATATGACATCCTCGCACACCGGTTGCGTGAGCTTGCTTATTTAAATCGTGGCCTTCGTATCTCCATTACAGACGAGCGTGGCGAGGAGAATCGGATTGACACTTACTACTACGAAGGTGGTATTAAGTCTTACGTTGAACATTTAAATAAAAACAAAGAACCAATTCATGAAGAACCGATTTTTATTGAAGGTGAAAGAGACGGGATTTCGATTGAAATTGCGATGCAATATAACGGTGGTTATGCAGAGAATCTATTTTCATTTGCCAATAATATCAATACCTATGAAGGTGGTACGCATGAGTCAGGCTTTAAAACAGCATTAACACGCGTTATTAACGATTATGCTCGAAAAAATGGAGCGATAAAAGAATCGGATCCGAACTTGTCGGGGGATGACGTTCGTGAAGGATTGACCGCTATCATCTCGATTAAGCACCCGAATCCGCAGTTTGAAGGCCAGACGAAAACAAAACTTGGGAACTCCGAAGTAAGTACGATTACAAACTCGTTATTTTCAGAAGGATTCCAACGTTTTTTGCTTGAAAGTCCAACGACTGCACGTCAAATCATTGATAAAAGCCTCATGGCGGCACGTGCACGTATTGCTGCTAAAAATGCACGCGAGTTAACACGTCGAAAATCTGCACTAGAAGTATCCAGTTTGCCTGGGAAGTTGTCGGATTGTTCGTCACGTGATCCAGCTATCAGTGAACTATACATCGTTGAGGGTGACTCGGCGGGTGGTTCAGCGAAAAGTGGGCGGGATCGTCATTTCCAAGCGATACTTCCACTACGTGGTAAAATCTTAAATGTCGAAAAAGCTCGACTCGATAGGATTTTGGGGAATGCGGAGATTCGTATGATGATTACAGCACTTGGGACAGGTATCGGGGAAGAATTCGATTTGTCGAAAGCCCGTTATCATAAGCTCGTTATTATGACGGATGCGGATGTCGACGGTGCACATATTCGTACGCTACTGTTAACTTTCTTCTTCCGTTTCATGCGTCCGCTTATTGAAGCAGGCTATGTGTATATTGCTCAGCCTCCGCTTTATCGCGTTAAGCAAGGGAAAACGGAAGAATATTGCTATAAGGAAGAAGAACTTGAAGAAATTATAAGTAGGATGTCACCTACACCAAAACCTGTTATTACGCGTTATAAAGGTCTTGGGGAGATGGATGCGACACAATTATGGGATACAACAATGGATCCGGAGCAACGTACGTTGTTGCAAGTCCATCTTGAAGATGCATTTGATGCAGATTTAACGTTCGAGCAACTCATGGGAGATGAGGTTGAACCTCGACGCAAATTTATCGAAGAAAATGCAATGTATGTGAAGAATTTAGATACTTGA
- the gyrA gene encoding DNA gyrase subunit A encodes MADMPKRGVQGINISKEMKTSFLDYAMSVIVSRALPDVRDGLKPVHRRILYAMQDLGNTADKPHKKSARIVGDVIGKYHPHGDSAVYDTMVRMAQDFNYRYMLVDGHGNFGSVDGDGAAAMRYTESRMSRIAMELLRDINKDTIDYQDNYDGQEREPVVLPSRYPNLLVNGTSGIAVGMATNIPPHHLGETIDAVLALADNPAVTTEELMDIVPGPDFPTGGIILGRSGIRRAYETGKGSVIIRGKVEIEQKSNGRETIIVSELPYQVNKARLIEKIAELVRDKKIDGISYLADESDRTGMRIVIDVRRDANANVLLNNLYKQTALQSSFGINMLALVDGQPKILALKEILYHYLEHQKVVIRRRTQYDLKKAEDRAHILEGLRIALDHIDQIITLIRASKTTDEAKTGLIEQFNLSERQAQAILDMRLQRLTGLERDKIEAEYQELQLLIAELRAILADEEKLLDIIREELLEVKTRFEDKRRTEITSGGAEMIEDEDLIPVENSVLTVTHNGYIKRLPASTYRSQRRGGRGIQGMGTNDDDFVEHLLNTSTHDTILFFTSKGRVFRTKGYQVPEFSRTAKGLPIINLLGVDKDEKVTAMIPVAEFEEDKYLFFATRDGIVKRTPIKDFANIRSNGLIALTLRGDDELIEVKMTNGDNNIVIGTKDGMLIKFNEQDIRSMSRIAGGVRGIRLREGDIAIGMDTVHEGDEILVVTEKGFGKRTSEEEYRIQTRGGYGLKTLHVTDRNGLLVAMKTVNGTEDLMLITIHGILIRMDIDDISIIGRSTQGVRLIRLGDDELVATVAKVAKDEEVEEFMDSEGTTTTLPNEEQELDE; translated from the coding sequence ATGGCAGATATGCCGAAACGTGGTGTCCAAGGCATCAACATTAGTAAAGAAATGAAGACTTCATTCCTTGATTATGCAATGAGTGTCATCGTTTCTCGTGCGCTTCCAGATGTAAGGGATGGTTTGAAGCCGGTTCACCGTCGTATTTTGTACGCAATGCAGGATCTCGGAAATACTGCGGACAAACCGCATAAGAAATCCGCACGTATCGTAGGGGACGTCATCGGTAAGTATCACCCGCATGGTGACAGTGCTGTTTACGACACAATGGTACGGATGGCACAGGATTTCAACTACCGTTATATGCTTGTAGATGGTCACGGGAATTTCGGTTCCGTTGATGGCGACGGAGCAGCTGCAATGCGATACACAGAATCGCGTATGTCCCGTATCGCAATGGAACTACTACGTGATATCAATAAAGACACAATCGATTACCAAGATAACTATGATGGACAGGAAAGAGAACCGGTTGTTTTACCAAGCCGTTATCCGAACCTACTCGTAAACGGGACATCAGGAATCGCGGTCGGAATGGCTACAAATATTCCACCGCATCATCTAGGAGAAACCATTGATGCTGTATTGGCATTGGCGGATAACCCTGCCGTTACGACAGAAGAATTGATGGACATTGTACCTGGCCCTGATTTCCCTACAGGCGGGATTATTCTTGGGCGTAGTGGAATTAGAAGAGCCTACGAGACTGGAAAAGGTTCTGTTATTATTCGCGGTAAGGTTGAGATTGAACAAAAGTCGAACGGTCGAGAAACGATTATTGTGAGTGAGTTGCCGTATCAAGTAAATAAGGCACGACTCATTGAAAAGATTGCAGAACTTGTGCGTGACAAAAAAATCGATGGTATCAGTTATTTAGCTGACGAATCGGACCGTACAGGAATGCGTATCGTTATTGACGTTCGTCGAGATGCCAATGCTAACGTGCTGTTAAACAATTTGTACAAGCAGACCGCATTGCAATCGAGTTTTGGGATTAACATGCTTGCGCTTGTTGATGGCCAACCAAAAATTCTTGCATTGAAAGAAATTTTGTATCATTACCTTGAACACCAAAAAGTGGTCATTCGTAGGCGTACACAGTACGATCTGAAAAAAGCAGAAGACCGTGCACATATTTTAGAAGGCTTGCGTATCGCACTTGATCATATCGATCAAATCATTACCCTTATTCGTGCATCAAAAACGACGGATGAAGCAAAAACAGGTTTAATCGAACAATTCAACTTATCTGAGCGTCAAGCACAGGCAATTCTCGACATGCGTCTCCAACGTTTGACAGGACTCGAGCGTGACAAAATTGAAGCGGAATATCAAGAGCTTCAGCTTCTGATTGCTGAACTTCGTGCGATTCTTGCAGATGAAGAGAAGTTACTCGACATTATTCGTGAGGAATTGCTTGAGGTGAAGACACGTTTTGAAGACAAACGGAGAACTGAGATCACTTCAGGCGGTGCCGAAATGATTGAGGATGAAGACTTAATCCCTGTTGAGAACTCAGTGTTGACTGTTACACATAACGGTTACATTAAGCGTCTACCTGCGAGTACATACCGCAGCCAACGTCGTGGCGGTCGTGGAATTCAAGGTATGGGGACGAATGACGATGACTTTGTTGAACATCTGTTGAATACGTCCACGCATGATACAATTCTATTCTTCACAAGCAAAGGGAGAGTATTCCGCACGAAAGGCTATCAAGTACCTGAATTTAGCCGGACTGCCAAAGGATTACCGATCATTAACTTATTAGGCGTAGACAAAGACGAGAAAGTAACGGCTATGATTCCAGTGGCGGAATTTGAGGAAGACAAATACTTATTCTTCGCTACACGGGATGGTATTGTGAAACGTACGCCTATCAAAGACTTTGCTAATATCCGTTCAAATGGTTTGATTGCACTGACGTTACGGGGCGATGACGAACTTATCGAAGTCAAAATGACGAACGGTGATAATAATATCGTCATCGGAACCAAAGACGGCATGTTGATCAAATTCAATGAACAAGATATACGTTCAATGAGTCGTATAGCGGGCGGAGTCCGTGGTATACGGTTACGTGAAGGCGATATTGCAATTGGTATGGATACAGTACACGAAGGCGACGAAATTCTTGTCGTAACTGAGAAAGGCTTCGGAAAGCGAACTTCTGAAGAAGAATACCGTATTCAAACTCGTGGTGGTTATGGTTTGAAAACATTGCATGTGACAGATCGGAATGGGTTACTCGTTGCGATGAAGACTGTAAATGGTACAGAAGACCTTATGTTGATTACGATTCATGGTATTTTAATCCGCATGGATATTGATGATATCTCAATCATTGGGCGAAGTACGCAAGGGGTCCGTCTGATCCGTCTTGGGGATGATGAATTAGTTGCTACTGTCGCTAAAGTTGCAAAGGACGAAGAAGTCGAAGAATTTATGGATAGTGAAGGAACGACAACAACACTACCTAACGAAGAACAAGAACTAGACGAATGA